The Stenotrophomonas maltophilia genome includes a region encoding these proteins:
- the phhA gene encoding phenylalanine 4-monooxygenase has translation MDLAQPRRVEHQQTDKGYVPVYTTALVEQPWDTYTADDHATWSTLYQRQRELLVGRACQEFLDAQDEMGMSAHMIPRFDQLNEVLGAATGWTLVGVEGLLPELDFFDHLANRRFPVTWWIRRPDQIDYIAEPDLFHDLFGHVPLLMNPVFADYMEAYGRGGVKAHAIGPDALQNLTRLYWYTVEFGLIDTPEGLRIYGAGIVSSKGESLYSLESPAPNRIGFDLQRIMRTKYRIDTFQKTYFVIDSFEQLMQATSPDFTPIYAALADQAHLPAGEVQGDDRVFQKGTGEGWADGGDV, from the coding sequence ATGGACCTCGCCCAGCCCCGCCGCGTCGAACACCAGCAGACCGACAAGGGCTACGTGCCGGTGTACACCACCGCGCTCGTCGAGCAGCCGTGGGACACCTATACCGCCGACGACCACGCCACCTGGAGCACGCTGTACCAGCGCCAGCGCGAGCTGCTGGTCGGCCGCGCCTGCCAGGAGTTCCTGGATGCACAGGACGAGATGGGCATGAGCGCGCACATGATTCCGCGCTTCGACCAGCTCAACGAAGTACTGGGCGCCGCCACCGGCTGGACCCTGGTCGGCGTTGAAGGCCTGCTGCCGGAACTGGATTTCTTCGACCACCTGGCCAATCGCCGTTTTCCGGTGACCTGGTGGATCCGTCGCCCGGACCAGATTGATTACATCGCCGAGCCGGATCTGTTCCACGATCTGTTCGGCCACGTGCCGCTGCTGATGAATCCGGTGTTCGCCGACTACATGGAGGCGTACGGCCGTGGCGGCGTCAAAGCCCACGCGATCGGCCCGGATGCACTGCAGAACCTGACCCGCCTGTACTGGTACACGGTGGAATTCGGCCTGATCGATACGCCCGAAGGCCTGCGCATCTACGGCGCCGGCATCGTGTCGTCGAAGGGCGAGTCGCTGTACTCGCTGGAATCGCCCGCGCCCAACCGCATCGGTTTCGACCTGCAGCGGATCATGCGCACGAAGTACCGCATCGACACCTTCCAGAAGACCTACTTCGTCATCGACAGCTTCGAACAGCTGATGCAGGCGACGTCGCCGGACTTCACCCCGATCTACGCGGCACTGGCCGACCAGGCGCATCTGCCGGCCGGCGAGGTGCAGGGCGATGACCGCGTGTTCCAGAAGGGCACCGGTGAAGGCTGGGCCGACGGCGGCGACGTGTAA
- a CDS encoding LacI family DNA-binding transcriptional regulator yields the protein MSVRNMSDAALPASKGKAATINDIARLSGVSKKTVSRIINNSPLVRKDTRDKVEALMREVGYVPDPLARGLAFRRSFLIGLVYDDPGAQCIVDLQHGALEALRGTGYELVVHPCNSQDPDCADGVRRFVQQQKLHGVILGPRASESVALAQMLDDIDCRYVRINAHASEEDVQAVVTHDRDGAAAAAGYLLSLGHRDIAVIAGPGDRRAARERTHGFLDRLAQVGLTLPGERVLEAGDTFESGVHAAERLLLGERRPSAIFAGNDEMAAGVYQVALRAGIAVPQQLSIVSYDDSPLASRLWPPLTSVRRHVSDIGRMAAAMLVQTDLPDAPTAASVHPQLMVRGSCRAVDA from the coding sequence ATGTCAGTGCGAAATATGAGCGATGCCGCGTTGCCGGCATCGAAAGGCAAGGCTGCCACGATCAACGACATCGCACGACTGTCGGGAGTTTCCAAGAAAACGGTTTCAAGAATCATCAACAACTCGCCGCTGGTGCGCAAAGACACCCGCGACAAGGTCGAGGCGTTGATGCGCGAGGTCGGTTACGTCCCCGACCCGCTGGCGCGCGGACTCGCGTTCCGCCGCTCCTTCCTGATCGGGCTGGTGTACGACGACCCCGGCGCCCAATGCATTGTCGACCTGCAGCACGGCGCGCTGGAAGCGCTGCGCGGCACCGGCTATGAGCTGGTGGTGCACCCGTGCAACAGCCAGGATCCGGACTGTGCGGACGGCGTGCGCCGCTTCGTGCAGCAGCAGAAGCTGCATGGGGTGATCCTCGGCCCGCGTGCATCCGAATCGGTTGCACTCGCGCAGATGCTGGACGACATCGACTGCCGCTACGTGCGGATCAACGCGCATGCGTCGGAAGAAGACGTGCAGGCGGTGGTCACCCACGATCGCGATGGCGCGGCAGCAGCAGCGGGCTACCTGCTCTCGCTCGGCCACCGCGACATCGCGGTGATCGCCGGACCGGGTGACCGGCGCGCGGCGCGTGAGCGTACCCATGGCTTCCTTGACCGGTTGGCCCAGGTGGGGCTGACCTTGCCGGGCGAGCGCGTGCTGGAAGCGGGCGACACCTTCGAATCCGGCGTGCATGCCGCCGAACGGTTGCTGCTGGGGGAACGCCGCCCCAGTGCGATCTTCGCCGGCAACGACGAGATGGCGGCCGGTGTCTACCAGGTCGCGCTGCGTGCGGGTATTGCCGTGCCACAGCAGCTGTCGATCGTCAGCTACGACGACAGCCCGCTGGCCTCGCGGCTGTGGCCGCCGCTGACCTCGGTGCGCCGCCACGTGTCCGACATCGGCCGCATGGCCGCAGCGATGCTGGTGCAGACCGATCTGCCGGATGCGCCGACCGCAGCCAGCGTGCATCCGCAGTTGATGGTGCGCGGTTCCTGCCGCGCCGTGGACGCCTGA
- a CDS encoding TIGR00266 family protein, whose protein sequence is MTQWYFHASAQAERIGPLDDEAARRYAQANPRALAWCQGMSGWTPIAEVAELQAVAPGMPNTPPPVPVGASGRADDIEFRIVGHEMQFVEIELDPGESAIAEAGALMFKDATVQMDTVFGAANGDQGGGFMGKVMAAGKRVLTGESLFATVYTQSGHGKGKVAFAAPYPGTVLAMKLDQHGGRLICQKDSFLAGARGVQIGVQFQRKIMTGLFGGEGFIMQKLEGDGWVFIHAGGCVVERELAAGERLDVDTGCVVAYHPTVDMDVRRVAGIKSMLFGGEGVFLATLTGPGKVWLQSLPFSRLAGRMWMAAPQGGGQNRGEGSVLGGLGRMLDGDNRF, encoded by the coding sequence ATGACCCAGTGGTACTTCCATGCCTCCGCCCAGGCCGAGCGCATCGGCCCGCTTGATGACGAGGCCGCGCGCCGCTACGCGCAGGCCAATCCGCGCGCGCTGGCCTGGTGCCAGGGCATGAGCGGGTGGACACCGATCGCCGAGGTGGCCGAGCTGCAGGCGGTGGCCCCGGGCATGCCCAACACCCCACCGCCGGTCCCCGTCGGCGCCAGCGGCCGCGCCGACGACATCGAGTTCCGCATCGTCGGCCATGAAATGCAGTTCGTGGAGATCGAGCTCGACCCCGGCGAGAGCGCCATCGCCGAGGCCGGCGCATTGATGTTCAAGGACGCCACGGTACAGATGGACACGGTGTTCGGCGCCGCCAACGGCGACCAGGGCGGCGGCTTCATGGGCAAGGTGATGGCCGCCGGCAAGCGCGTGCTGACCGGCGAGAGCCTGTTCGCCACCGTCTACACGCAGAGCGGGCACGGCAAGGGCAAGGTCGCCTTCGCCGCGCCCTACCCGGGCACGGTGCTGGCAATGAAACTGGACCAGCACGGCGGCCGCCTGATCTGCCAGAAGGACAGCTTCCTGGCCGGTGCGCGCGGCGTGCAGATCGGCGTGCAGTTCCAGCGCAAGATCATGACCGGCCTGTTCGGTGGTGAGGGTTTCATCATGCAGAAGCTGGAAGGCGACGGCTGGGTGTTCATCCACGCCGGCGGCTGCGTGGTGGAACGCGAGCTGGCTGCCGGCGAGCGCCTGGACGTGGATACCGGCTGCGTGGTGGCCTACCACCCGACCGTGGACATGGACGTGCGCCGTGTTGCGGGCATCAAGAGCATGCTGTTCGGCGGCGAGGGCGTGTTCCTGGCCACGCTGACCGGCCCAGGCAAGGTCTGGCTGCAGTCGCTGCCGTTCTCGCGCCTGGCCGGCCGCATGTGGATGGCCGCGCCGCAGGGCGGTGGCCAGAACCGCGGCGAGGGTTCGGTACTGGGCGGCCTGGGCCGGATGCTGGACGGCGACAACCGCTTCTGA
- a CDS encoding patatin-like phospholipase family protein has protein sequence MSLFRPRMLLSVALIGLLAGCGGDPVRPTPPPAPTVVPQAKPVKIGIALGGGAAKGFAHIGVIKMLEANGFEPAVVSGTSAGSVVGALYASGMDAFQMQSKAVALDEASIRDVRLFSGGLVQGQKLQDYVNEQVANRPAERLKKPFAAVATQLETGERAIFVRGNVGQAVRASSSIPGVFEPVKIGGRNYIDGGVVSPVPVDAARQLGADFVIAVDISSKASGKAPTDMLGIVNQSISIMGQRLGEQELARADIVIRPKVLDIGAADFSQRGTAILEGEKAAMAAMPQIRAKIQQLQRARAAAAAPAPVAAPKCEEASRLGKLMGRKDKC, from the coding sequence ATGAGCCTGTTCCGCCCCCGCATGCTGCTGTCCGTCGCCCTGATCGGCCTGCTGGCCGGCTGCGGTGGCGATCCGGTCCGCCCCACGCCGCCGCCGGCGCCGACCGTGGTGCCACAGGCCAAGCCGGTGAAGATCGGTATCGCCCTCGGCGGTGGCGCGGCCAAGGGCTTTGCCCACATCGGCGTGATCAAGATGCTGGAAGCCAATGGCTTCGAACCGGCGGTGGTGTCCGGCACCAGTGCCGGCAGCGTGGTCGGCGCGCTGTACGCCAGCGGCATGGACGCCTTCCAGATGCAGAGCAAGGCGGTGGCGCTGGATGAAGCCAGCATCCGCGACGTGCGGCTGTTCTCCGGTGGCCTGGTGCAGGGCCAGAAGCTGCAGGACTACGTCAACGAACAGGTTGCCAACCGTCCGGCCGAACGCCTGAAGAAGCCGTTCGCCGCCGTCGCCACCCAGCTGGAAACCGGCGAGCGCGCGATCTTCGTGCGCGGCAACGTCGGCCAGGCGGTGCGCGCGTCGAGCAGCATTCCCGGCGTGTTCGAACCGGTGAAGATCGGTGGTCGCAACTACATCGATGGCGGCGTGGTCAGCCCGGTGCCGGTGGATGCCGCGCGCCAGCTCGGCGCCGACTTCGTGATCGCCGTGGACATCTCCAGCAAGGCCAGCGGCAAGGCGCCGACCGACATGCTGGGCATCGTCAACCAGTCCATCTCGATCATGGGCCAGCGCTTGGGCGAACAGGAACTGGCACGCGCCGACATCGTCATCCGGCCGAAGGTGCTGGACATCGGCGCCGCCGATTTCAGCCAGCGCGGCACCGCGATCCTGGAAGGCGAGAAGGCCGCAATGGCGGCCATGCCGCAGATCCGCGCGAAGATCCAGCAGTTGCAGCGCGCGCGCGCCGCCGCGGCGGCACCCGCGCCGGTGGCCGCACCAAAGTGCGAGGAAGCCTCGCGCCTGGGCAAGCTGATGGGCCGCAAGGACAAGTGCTGA
- a CDS encoding Lrp/AsnC family transcriptional regulator yields the protein MAGEVQFDRTDIRLLAEIQRDGRATNAELAARVNLSPSACLRRLQRLESEGVIVGYGARLEPRQLRLGLQAFVRVQLEKHDQAAIGHFVDSVQAWDEVVACHALTGDMDYLLHVYVRDLEHFSRFLLDRLLNAGGVADANSSFVLRTVKGFQALPLSQLES from the coding sequence ATGGCCGGAGAAGTCCAGTTTGATCGCACGGATATACGCCTGCTGGCTGAAATCCAGCGGGATGGGCGCGCCACCAACGCCGAACTGGCGGCGCGGGTGAATCTTTCGCCTTCGGCCTGCCTGCGGCGGTTGCAGCGGCTGGAAAGCGAGGGTGTGATCGTCGGCTATGGCGCGCGGCTGGAGCCGCGGCAGCTGCGGCTGGGCCTGCAGGCCTTCGTGCGCGTGCAGCTGGAAAAGCACGACCAGGCCGCCATCGGCCACTTCGTGGACAGCGTGCAAGCGTGGGACGAGGTGGTGGCCTGCCATGCGCTGACCGGCGACATGGACTACCTGCTGCACGTCTACGTGCGCGACCTGGAGCACTTCTCGCGCTTCCTGCTGGACCGGTTGCTCAACGCCGGTGGCGTGGCCGATGCCAACTCCAGCTTCGTGCTGCGCACGGTGAAGGGCTTCCAGGCATTGCCGCTTTCGCAGCTGGAGTCCTGA